The following are encoded together in the Pseudomonas xantholysinigenes genome:
- a CDS encoding zinc-dependent metalloprotease family protein, translating into MLQKHLKTAVLCCGLVALSACETSRLDQDTLNNDGSIFLEIKQPVALQKLHAERPGDTRVNALLASQKEMPDQEVRLVQARPAAIKADTKLLSVQLPDGQVVTFQQRRSSEKDASESYWFGDIVSDRKHRFPSAKEVDVDPMEWMSISRYGEQLLGSLHVRGNTYQLASLGDGRQLVIKSTRVPAAECEPLVENLEQGQVAKVAGKSNDSPSVVRVLVVSTNEGRLVDFDIEQGMKHVLETATSIYQGSGVNVRFEYAQHIPVVYSEATRDYDLTNILRDLRNAQHPIGMLVKERRDTFQADVVIVVSSQRLLTYGKAYIQARKETAFVIVPLFTYYGVGLVGDKTIHQLGHLFGAGHGWYPGDPIAPPPQYRNGYLTKTGTVLYRTIMAYLDCLLRENCYGDPFTFEVDHFSDSNAEYYGVKLGAEPNNNVVRLLKERVGEVSNFYP; encoded by the coding sequence ATGTTACAGAAGCACTTGAAGACAGCGGTGCTCTGCTGTGGGCTAGTTGCGCTGTCTGCTTGCGAGACCAGCAGGCTTGATCAGGACACATTGAATAATGATGGTTCAATTTTTCTCGAGATTAAACAACCGGTAGCCCTTCAGAAGTTGCACGCCGAGCGCCCTGGTGATACTCGGGTCAATGCCCTATTGGCTTCTCAGAAGGAGATGCCTGACCAGGAGGTTCGTTTGGTGCAAGCCCGGCCTGCTGCGATAAAGGCAGATACAAAATTACTATCTGTACAACTACCAGACGGGCAGGTAGTGACGTTTCAACAGCGCAGGTCGAGTGAAAAAGACGCGTCAGAGTCTTACTGGTTCGGTGATATCGTCTCTGATCGGAAGCATCGATTCCCCTCCGCTAAAGAGGTCGATGTAGACCCAATGGAGTGGATGTCTATCAGTCGGTATGGCGAGCAGTTGCTCGGTAGTCTCCATGTACGGGGTAATACCTACCAACTCGCCTCTTTGGGAGACGGTCGGCAGCTCGTCATAAAAAGTACTAGAGTGCCGGCTGCGGAGTGCGAGCCATTGGTAGAAAACCTCGAGCAGGGGCAGGTTGCGAAGGTAGCGGGTAAATCAAATGATTCGCCAAGTGTGGTGCGCGTTCTAGTTGTAAGTACCAACGAAGGGCGTCTCGTGGATTTTGATATCGAGCAAGGGATGAAACATGTTCTCGAAACAGCTACTTCAATTTATCAAGGAAGTGGCGTGAATGTGCGTTTTGAGTATGCTCAACATATTCCAGTTGTGTACTCGGAGGCTACCAGGGATTATGATCTTACCAATATCCTGCGAGATCTTCGTAATGCTCAACATCCGATTGGCATGCTGGTGAAAGAGAGGAGAGATACATTTCAAGCTGATGTGGTCATAGTGGTTTCTAGTCAGCGACTATTGACGTATGGGAAAGCCTATATTCAAGCGAGGAAAGAAACTGCATTCGTTATAGTTCCTCTTTTCACTTATTACGGAGTTGGGCTTGTGGGGGATAAAACAATCCATCAACTTGGGCATCTGTTCGGGGCTGGACATGGATGGTACCCAGGAGACCCTATAGCGCCACCGCCTCAGTATAGGAACGGTTACCTTACCAAGACGGGCACTGTTCTGTATCGTACAATAATGGCATATCTTGACTGCCTTCTTCGTGAAAATTGTTATGGCGATCCCTTTACCTTCGAAGTTGATCATTTTTCGGATTCAAACGCTGAGTACTATGGTGTAAAGCTGGGTGCCGAGCCAAATAATAATGTGGTGCGACTGCTTAAGGAGCGGGTTGGAGAAGTTTCAAACTTCTATCCGTGA
- a CDS encoding thioesterase family protein, which yields MPALITYRTRVLPEWVDYNGHLRDAYYLLIFSYATDALMERIGLDADARGQSGHSLFTLEAHINYLHEVKLDTEVWVQTQIIGFDRKRLHLYHSLHRQGCHEALAASEQLLLHVALSGPTSAPFEQSSIESLHALVEEQGDLPGPTHIGRTILLKTH from the coding sequence ATGCCCGCCCTGATCACCTACCGCACCCGAGTGTTGCCGGAATGGGTCGACTACAACGGCCACCTGCGCGACGCCTACTACCTGTTGATCTTCAGCTACGCCACCGACGCCCTGATGGAGCGCATCGGCCTGGACGCCGATGCCCGCGGGCAGAGCGGGCATTCGCTGTTCACCCTGGAGGCCCACATCAACTATCTGCACGAGGTGAAACTCGATACCGAGGTGTGGGTGCAGACGCAGATCATCGGCTTCGACAGAAAGCGCCTGCACCTGTATCACAGCTTGCACCGTCAAGGCTGCCATGAAGCCCTTGCCGCCAGTGAGCAGCTGTTGTTGCATGTAGCGCTTTCAGGACCGACATCGGCTCCGTTCGAGCAATCGTCCATCGAAAGCCTGCATGCACTGGTGGAGGAGCAAGGCGATCTACCGGGTCCAACACACATTGGCCGGACCATTCTCCTGAAAACCCACTGA